A window of Cytobacillus sp. FSL H8-0458 genomic DNA:
ATGGTTCCTGAGGCTGTAGTTGAGAAACCCCAGCCAAATCCCTGGATAATCCTTAAAACAAATAAGAAGATTAAACTATTAATAAAACCGAATGAACCAACTGAGAGCACGAAAATTACCAGGCCTGTTAAATAGACAAATCGCCTGCCCTTCGTCTCCAGCGTATGCCCTGCATAAGGACGCAAAAGCAGAGCAGAAAATGTAAAGATCCCGACCACTATCCCGATCAGCTGGTCATTCCCGCCTAGTTTTTCCACAAAAAGAGGGATCGTGGGCAATGTCATTTGAAATCCGAGAAAAATAAAAAAGTTGGACATCAAGATCAGAACAAAATCCCTGGACCATATCTTTTCGGAATCTGCAGTCTGTTTTTTTGCTTCTCCTGATAAAGTATCAGCCATATAATTCCTCCCAACACTGCTGTAAAATGATTAGGTAATCTAAATATTTTACTATTATAAAGGAAAACAAATGGGAATTCTAATAATGCAATTTATAAGGAGGAACTAAAATGAAGATTAGAGAAAGAGGAGCAACAATTGGAACACTGAGGCCTGGAAAAATGAATTGCATTACAGATATAGATGGAGTCATGGTAGGCCAAATCACTCTGGACTATCCTCTGGATGATGACCAATATGTTTGTACGGGCGTAACTGCCGTTTTGCCGCATGGAGGAAATCTTTTTCGTGAAAAAGTCCCGGCAGCTTCCTATGTCATCAATGGCTTTGGAAAGACGACGGGGCTGGTGCAGGTGGAAGAACTGGGTGTGATCGAATCTCCGATTATGCTGACCAATACATTTGGGGTGCCGGCAGTCACACAGGGAACTCTGGAATACTTGCTGAAAACCACTCCTGAAATTGGGGACACAACGGGAACCGTGAATATCGTTGCAGGAGAATGCAATGACGGATATTTGAATTCCATTCGGACACTCCCTGTAAAAGCGGAACATGCAATAGCAGCCATTCAAAATGCCAAGCCGGAAAAAGTGGAAGAAGGTGCGGTAGGAGCGGGTAAAGGCATGGTGTGTTTTGGGTATAAAGGCGGCGTGGGTGCTTCTTCACGGGTAATCACTGGAGAACAAAGCACAAATGAATACAAAATCGGAT
This region includes:
- a CDS encoding DmpA family aminopeptidase produces the protein MKIRERGATIGTLRPGKMNCITDIDGVMVGQITLDYPLDDDQYVCTGVTAVLPHGGNLFREKVPAASYVINGFGKTTGLVQVEELGVIESPIMLTNTFGVPAVTQGTLEYLLKTTPEIGDTTGTVNIVAGECNDGYLNSIRTLPVKAEHAIAAIQNAKPEKVEEGAVGAGKGMVCFGYKGGVGASSRVITGEQSTNEYKIGCLVVTNFGNKDEFPFIKYGLSEIQPKTKDTPDGSIMIILATDAPVSHRQLKRLAKRCGIGLGRTGSHFSNGSGDIVIAFSTANKTFHGSSNMTETAHFIRDDHPIMNQLFQGAAEAAEEAILNSLSQAKTTKGRNGRVVEGMFS